The region AAATGGGTGCAATAAGATGtttacataataattaaagCACAAACCAACCTCTTTCATCATGCTTTTTTCGTCTTTCTCTAGGCACAAAAGTGCCATCAGCTTTTGCTATTAAATCTGATTTGGTCTTTGCGTACTGAATCCTCTGcaatatgacaaaaaaaatgacCATAAGACTCTTAAGAGAAATAACAAGATTAAGCAATAAAAGTTCACGCAATAACAAATTTAGAACCTAAAAAGGGTTTTCTCAAAAATGGAATCAGTGGATCAAAGAAGTAAGACCAGTGGATCAAAGAAGTAAGACTATAGGGCTTATGTTATCTTTCATGAGTTTAGGGTATGTACAAACTATTAGTAAATGCTCTGGATGAaggaaattatgaaaaaaataaaaattctatcatCCAGATAAAGGCTTTCTTTTCTGCAGAAGATTCCCAAGTAGGGTTTCTTGAGAATATGAtgtctaaatattaaaaaaattgtaatttgaGAAAATACTAAAGTTTCAAATTGGCGCAAACCTACAATGTGATTGGACTATAgatggttaaaataaaaaataaataaataacttatgaAAACATGCTATACATGGTAGAATAATAGACCAAATGGATAGTAGCTGTCAAAGCCTTAAACATGGGAACATGGAACTCTAGCGTAAACATACCATAGGTTTCTCATAGAAAGGAAAACCTTGCATACGCTTGAGTGCTTCAGACGCTGATGACACATCCTCAAAGATAACCCATGCTTGACCTTTATGTTTAAAAGTCTTGAAAGCAAGTACGTCCAATATCTTCCCGAATTGTGAGAAAACGGCATTCAGAGATTTCTTAAGTTCTTGAAGAAAGCAAGCCAACCAATAAGTCAATAAATGAAAGGGAAAATGATGTGACATAgaagttattgaaaaaaaaaagatactgATTAAGAAAAAGATGGAAGTACCAACAACTCTCAGAacaggaaaaaaacataagccACTATCAAAATCTGTCTGAAAATGAGCATCTATAGCAACTTTAAAACAGCATAGATGACAATAAACCACAAAAATGGATCTTGGAATATGTGAATCTTTGACCACcatcttattaaaaataaaaaataaaaaaatcaattgtacTGGTCTGCAATCTGCAAAATCCATGTTTATTATAAGGGTTTCCTTCTAAATGTACAgttataatttcaattaaaacattgagAACAAATCAAAAGAGTTTCCTCTTCAAGAACACCTTGTTAAGCCCAATCCTAATTTGCCTTTTTGCCAACAGTTAATGATGGAAATTCAAACTCTTCAACAATTGTCAGTGTCTAAGTGCTAGGTCAAATACCCATCCTATTAAGTTAGTTTAAATGTAGGCATTTTATCTGAAAGTTTTGATTCCAAACTTAAGGCAATATGAAAATCCTTATGACACTATAACCTTTCTACTGGAAAATAAGAAGCCAAGCTCCCTTTCTGCATGTTTTTACCCTCTCTTTCTACTCAAAATCTTCTACACACCAGAGtgcaaaaagaaagaataagttCAATTACTCAAACACAGTACTTTGCTACCTCATCTTAGAACAATTCTCAAAAAGGTAGAAAATTGGTTAGGAAGAAAAAAGTCTGTGATGCTCTTTCTCTCCACATATGGGAAACTCCTAGTAAGATTTAAATAGACATATACACTATGTGATTTAATACTTCCATATCACCTATAAAAATCTTATCTACAGCATGGATTTTGATTAATAGCGAGTAGAATCAAATTGCCCATATGAAAACTCCTTGTTGATCCTTTTGAGCTTCCATAATAAGTTTATAGAGACAACTGAAAGCAGGCAGACTCAATCGAGTGTTATATGTGTTGGATGACAGATGGATTTATTCCAGTCTCTAAGCACCTGGGGTACTTGCTGCTACTTCAATAGAAAATTGGAATGTTGCACGAAGGACTTCCCTATGTGAACTAAAATAAGGTGCCTTTACCACCCAAGTTAAGATAGACAACAATTAACATTAGACTTCTAGCTACTAACAATTAAGTATTAActcaatcaaaaatataaagcCATTGAATGAACAAACATACATAAATTGATCTATGCATTGCCTCACTCAAAAATCACACAATCCTCAGCATTACTATTAGACATCTGTATGCAAATGGTCTCAAGAGATAATTAAAGCTTTAAATCTGAGATGCACATACGTGACCGTCTCATAAGATAGCTATAGGGATCATCTAATTTTCCATTTGTAATATGCCAATATGGATGCATACAATTATGAGGTCAATAAGTAATGAAATTACATGACATGATTTGCTCCATCATTTCTTTAAGAAAAGTATCCAACAATATATACATCAGTCTAGCTCAAAAGGTTAGTTACCGAACACAACAAATTTTAGAACATGCATTGTTCTTAATTTGGAAACATCGGAAAACCAAATGGTTACTTCATGGTTCAGAGACCTAATATGTCATCTCCATAACAAAGTCTTCATTAGACAAATAGTTCATGCCATCAGCTGAAATACTGATTGAGCACTAATCATTGCAAGATTTCAGAGAGAGCAACAGTCTAATTATACTCCTATTTTCAGTGTATCCCTATAAACAAATGCATCACTAAATGAAACTTAAACATTTGCCTTTCCTCTATACCTAAATTCTCCAAgtctttctaaaaaaacaaaatttcattcaaaatcaaatacaaaatagaCACTAGTACTTCAAATCCTCCACTAATGATATGAATAACAGAGCCACAATGCAGGTTCTTAACACCATTTAGCTATATGGTACAAAATCTATTCTCTTACTACCTTAAAacacccccaaaaaaaaaatttaattaattaaaaaatcaaaaaaaaaaattgccaaaaGAGCAAAACtaacaatattaataacaagaaagttttgccaaaaaaatttaataacaaacCCAATAAAACTTGTTCATTTACCTTCAATCCTCTAAAGTCTTCAAACAATTcacttaaaaaaatccaaagagaaaaaaaaaatcacaaaaacaagaCGAACAAGCAGCAAGAATCACTCCAGTAGCTTGAAAACGAAGAGAAAAATAACTAGGGTTTCTCTAGGGTTTAGAAGAGGAAGCGGGGCGTACCATCGATCTTGATCTTCTCGTTGAGGTTGTTGATGTAGATTGTCATGTTGGGAGGAAGGGAAGGAGCATCAGCAGCGGTTGTGGTGACTGCGCCGCCTCCGACTCCAGCTCCGGCGCCGGCGACGCCCATCGCGTTCTCCATCGCCGCCGTCAAAAGAGGACCAAATAGAATGCAAGCTAAGAAAGACCTCTCGAATAATTCCAAGTTGTGCGTGGGCTCTTATTTTTTCTAAGCATGAGCCCAAGTTTGGCCCATAAACGGCCCATTAAACTTTCAATTGGGTCactgaattatttaaatagtcacCTCAATTATTCGTTCACTCTTATTTGAGTGACTGAACTATAAGACTACAACTTTATATTTTTGCGTTCAATTGAGTCACCTCGATAACTCCGTTAACTCAGCAGACCGATCTAGTATGCCACTTCACACTCTTGTCATATCAACATGCCACgttagataaaagaaaaaaaaaaaaaattaattcgaTAAGGGACATTAGTATTATAACCCATCtgactaaaaaaattcaaaaattaaattattttttgtttatttgacaTGATCGACCAACTATATGGGTTAActatttttaaagtaaaaaaagtttttatttacattatattgATATGACCAAGGGGCATAACATGGATTGCCACATTAGCACATTGTTAATGGAGTTAGTCTCGACTGATCCAATTGAGACATATCTAAAGTTAGGGTagcttgaaattttttataattctgtAACTCAAATACTTAAGTCTATTATTTATTCAGTTTGCATATGGGCAAGCATTCTAAGCAGGCCTTCTTGCTCTAGTCAAATTGTGGGCCCATACTAGGCCCATAAGctgtatataataatattattattttttttttgtttttttaactctagaaatgtattaaaaatacattatttcatttttaattattaactatttatttgttttatttttaaaagaaatgtacatttttcatatttaaaaaagatGTTTTTCATAAAGGgctttatttgtgtatatatattcttttatgaagaattggtttttttgtagttattaaaaattatttttaaattttaaaataattagttgGTGAAAACgttaaaaaagagttttaatatttttttcaaaaattgaaattataaaatttatttagaacTAGAATAAAAAACTATGCTTTtggtgaaatgaaaaaaaaaataaaacgaaaattatcatcaatctaTACTTTCATAAACTTCTAAATTGATTTTAACTATAACAATATATTggtaaataataatagtttgtAAAAGTATCAAGTAAAAACGattgtaataaaatatatttatatttgaaggAGTATGAATGCATTGGAGTATACCTTTATTTAATTCTAGACTAAGATATCCCTAGTACTTAAGAatgcaaaaatgaaataaatacttTACTAAAAGGTCATAGAAACTTGACACAAGTTCCAAAATAACctttataaacatatttaatactttatttATGAGAAAACCATTACTTATTTTTTACCTTTCTAAAAAGAAGttaaagaattattattattattattattattattattattattatt is a window of Dioscorea cayenensis subsp. rotundata cultivar TDr96_F1 chromosome 5, TDr96_F1_v2_PseudoChromosome.rev07_lg8_w22 25.fasta, whole genome shotgun sequence DNA encoding:
- the LOC120260367 gene encoding U1 small nuclear ribonucleoprotein A-like, with the protein product MENAMGVAGAGAGVGGGAVTTTAADAPSLPPNMTIYINNLNEKIKIDELKKSLNAVFSQFGKILDVLAFKTFKHKGQAWVIFEDVSSASEALKRMQGFPFYEKPMRIQYAKTKSDLIAKADGTFVPRERRKKHDERADRKKREHHHDNNYSGGGLSATHGAYGATPPLSQLPLGVAKLPEAPAPPNSILFVQNLPTETTPMMLQMLFCQYPGFKEVRMVETKPGIAFVEYGDEMQSTVAMQGLHGFKITPQNPMHVTYAKK